The following nucleotide sequence is from Nesterenkonia xinjiangensis.
CACCAACAGTCCGATCAGGGCCGCGCGTGCGCGGGCCACCGGTGTGCTTTTCGCCATCAGGCTCTGATCAACCTTCCGCTCGTCGGATGATCCGAGGGCCGGGCGCGGTCGCGCCGTCATGGCCCTCAGACGCCACAGCCCGCGCACCGGTCAGGTGGCGGGCTGTGCAGGGGTGCACGGGGTCAGCGGTCCTCGTGCTCCGAGGTCTCCTCGGAGGGGTCCTCAGAAGGCTCCTCGGACGGTTCCTCGGGGGAGGTCGCCGGGGTGAGCACGTGCTGGACCGCCGGAAGCTGGAAGTCCACGCGGTCGCCTCCGGAGAACTCCAGGGTGACGCGCTGACGCTCCTCGTCGCGAGCCACCACGGTCCCGACGATCCCCCCAGCGGTGACCACCTCGGCGCCCGGGACGGCGCCGCTGACGGCGGCCGACTGCGCGTCACGCATCTTCTTCCCGCGCCGGAAGGTCATCAGCATGAAGAGCGCGAGGATGGCGATCATGATCAGAAGAAAGGGATCCATCAGAGCGCACCCCCGTCCGCCACGTCTGCCGGGTGCATTGCGA
It contains:
- a CDS encoding preprotein translocase subunit YajC; its protein translation is MDPFLLIMIAILALFMLMTFRRGKKMRDAQSAAVSGAVPGAEVVTAGGIVGTVVARDEERQRVTLEFSGGDRVDFQLPAVQHVLTPATSPEEPSEEPSEDPSEETSEHEDR